A part of Armigeres subalbatus isolate Guangzhou_Male unplaced genomic scaffold, GZ_Asu_2 Contig245, whole genome shotgun sequence genomic DNA contains:
- the LOC134203809 gene encoding uncharacterized protein LOC134203809, translated as MDVNGVIKTLGLLWDPVEDEFLFRVPALAITSRVPTKREVLSEIAKLFDPLGILGPIVVLAKLVMQQLWWKKLDWDDAISSEEFEIWSKLRKELCEINNMKIPRCVAVNDPVAFELHGFSDASQRAYVGSPWEMTIPRLELCAAVFLAKQMKTVREALNLTLRRVVLRSDSEIVLCWLKKLNSSLPVFVRNRVVKILELTSDVEWKHVRTKDNPADLVSRGVQPLELMKSELWWNGPMFLTILKEVETQNLEEVDIDSNVNSVSEEMVAVVVHDHRLYDVIQNCSDYRKMQRVFGYVIRFIHNCRVKRLGVDRRSGNLSGLDYRASMLTMVKVVQNVVYEEEIKDINRGQPVKGKLRNLNPIYDKSEGVLRVGGRIRHSDLPRDQKHPMILPEKSPFTDMKCVRCFCSKPKKVVQFMGDLPSVRVTAAEPFSRTGVDYAGPLLLKEGRGRAPRKAFICVFVCMCTRAIHLELVSSLSTDGFLGALHRFVSRRGNVAEMRSDNGTNFVGAERQLTELKDLLVSQTLENKISEFCQPRGITWKFIPPRAPHQGGLWEAGVKSVKGHLNKVLNESHLTYEEMFPQSDDPMDYQALSPGHFLVGRELTAIAEPNYGDLKESKLSRYQLIQRRKQAFWRRWSAEYVTGLKRRGKWYKTRHFCAKTWKLGRIVATHPGKDGNVRVVTVRTNSGTYKRATTKIAVLPIDEEDHLE; from the exons ATGGATGTAAACGGAGTGATAAAAACACTTGGACTTTTGTGGGATCCGGTTGAAGACGAATTTTTGTTCCGAGTCCCGGCGTTGGCGATTACTTCAAGAGTTCCAACGAAACGCGAGGTGTTGAGTGAGATAGCAAAATTATTTGATCCTCTCGGTATCTTGGGCCCAATTGTGGTGCTGGCTAAGTTGGTGATGCAGCAGTTATGGTGGAAGAAGCTGGACTGGGATGACGCGATTTCCAGTGAGGAGTTTGAAATCTGGAGTAAGCTGAGAAAAGAACTGTGCGAAATCAACAACATGAAGATTCCGAGGTGTGTTGCGGTTAATGATCCGGTCGCGTTCGAACTGCATGGCTTCTCAGATGCCTCTCAACGTGCTTACG tcgggtcgCCATGGGAGATGACGATACCGAGGCTAGAACTGTGTGCAGCGGTTTTTTTAGCAAAGCAGATGAAAACAGTGCGCGAAGCCTTAAACCTAACCCTTCGACGGGTGGTTCTAAGGTCCGATTCCGAGATAGTTTTGTGTTGGTTGAAGAAGTTGAACTCAAGCTTGCCGGTATTTGTACGTAACCGAGTTGTGAAGATTTTGGAGCTGACATCAGATGTGGAATGGAAGCATGTTCGTACAAAGGACAATCCGGCGGATCTCGTGTCCCGGGGTGTTCAACCTTTGGAACTGATGAAGAGTGAACTTTGGTGGAACGGTCCGATGTTTTTAACAATACTGAAAGAAGTCGAGACGCAAAATCTTGAAGAAGTGGACATTGACAGTAATGTGAATAGTGTTTCTGAAGAGATGGTGGCTGTCGTGGTACATGATCACCGCCTATATGATGTGATCCAGAACTGTAGTGATTATCGGAAGATGCAAAGAGTGTTCGGTTATGTGATACGGTTCATCCACAACTGCAGAGTGAAGCGATTGGGAGTTGACCGTCGAAGTGGTAATTTGTCCGGCCTTGACTATCGTGCTTCGATGTTGACGATGGTAAAGGTCGTGCAAAACGTTGTCTATGAGGAGGAGATTAAAGACATCAACCGAGGCCAGCCGGTGAAGGGCAAGCTCAGGAATTTAAACCCTATTTACGACAAGAGTGAAGGAGTGCTCAGAGTTGGAGGCCGAATCCGGCATTCCGACCTACCACGAGACCAGAAGCATCCCATGATATTACCCGAGAAGAGCCCCTTCACTGATATG AAATGTGTACGGTGTTTCTGCTCGAAACCAAAGAAAGTGGTACAGTTTATGGGAGATTTACCGAGCGTGCGCGTGACTGCCGCGGAACCTTTTTCTCGAACTGGCGTTGATTACGCCGGCCCGTTGCTGTTGAAGGAGGGCCGAGGAAGAGCTCCTCGGAAGGCCTTTATTTGCGTTTTCGTATGTATGTGCACTAGAGCAATCCATCTAGAACTGGTGAGCTCGTTGTCGACAGACGGATTTCTAGGAGCTTTGCATCGATTTGTGAGTCGACGAGGGAACGTCGCCGAAATGCGATCAGACAACGGCACAAATTTCGTTGGCGCTGAACGACAGTTGACGGAATTAAAAGATTTGTTGGTGTCGCAAACGCTGGAGAACAAGATATCGGAATTTTGTCAGCCCCGTGGCATCACTTGGAAGTTTATTCCGCCACGGGCACCGCATCAAGGGGGGCTCTGGGAAGCCGGGGTAAAATCCGTGAAGGGTCATCTGAACAAAGTCCTCAACGAATCGCACTTGACGTACGAGGAGATGT TCCCACAAAGTGATGATCCTATGGACTACCAAGCTTTAAGCCCTGGTCATTTCCTAGTTGGACGCGAGTTAACAGCGATTGCCGAGCCTAACTATGGTGATCTGAAGGAGTCAAAATTATCCCGATACCAATTGATTCAGCGGAGAAAACAGGCATTTTGGCGTCGTTGGTCCGCTGAATATGTGACAGGATTGAAACGACGTGGAAAGTGGTACAAAACCCGACACTTCTGCGCGAAG ACATGGAAGCTTGGCAGAATCGTCGCAACGCACCCTGGCAAAGATGGCAACGTTCGTGTGGTGACCGTGCGAACCAACAGCGGAACTTATAAACGGGCCACGACAAAAATAGCTGTACTACCGATTGACGAGGAAGACCATTTGGAGTAG
- the LOC134203810 gene encoding uncharacterized protein LOC134203810: MSDVLSLPKSYVNTPIVGVNGTKTAVKFKINATVKSRVTGYEFSLDYLVVPRVTGALPSLKLDAKDWPIPSDIQLADPRFFDPSRIDMLIGAELFFDLMRAGKIRMSAELPWLQESLLGWLVAGPVGNVLSVVSIQGYQVIRTSSNNEQLNELMKRFWMIDEQVIESSEIDECERHFVATHIRGDDGRYVVKLPFREGSGELGDSRVQAEKRFKALETRLEKCPDTKRRYGDFIRDYIRLGHARILNDSEKDAVGAYYLPHHCILKPDSSTTKLRVVFDASAKTTTNLSLNDVLMEVPAVQSPLFDILLRWRLHKYVFSTDVQRMYEQVKVNDEHTKYQRCVWRDERSQPLMDLELQRVTYG, translated from the coding sequence atgaGTGATGTGCTGAGTTTGCCCAAGAGCTACGTGAACACTCCGATTGTCGGTGTGAATGGTACAAAAACAGCCGTGAAGTTCAAGATCAACGCAACAGTGAAGTCGAGAGTAACAGGCTACGAATTTTCTCTGGATTATCTGGTAGTACCTCGCGTTACTGGAGCTCTACCTTCGTTGAAACTCGATGCTAAGGATTGGCCGATTCCCAGTGACATACAGTTGGCCGACCCGAGGTTCTTCGACCCCAGTCGGATTGATATGCTGATAGGAGCTGAGCTGTTCTTCGATTTGATGCGGGCTGGCAAGATTCGAATGTCGGCTGAATTACCATGGTTGCAGGAGAGTCTTCTTGGGTGGCTGGTTGCTGGGCCCGTGGGCAATGTCCTAAGCGTTGTGAGCATTCAAGGCTACCAAGTGATTCGCACCAGCAGTAACAACGAGCAGTTGAACGAGCTGATGAAACGCTTTTGGATGATTGACGAGCAGGTAATTGAGTCTTCGGAGATAGACGAGTGTGAACGCCATTTTGTAGCTACACATATTCGAGGAGACGATGGGCGGTATGTTGTCAAACTTCCGTTTCGTGAAGGATCCGGCGAGCTCGGAGATTCGCGAGTACAAGCGGAAAAGCGGTTCAAGGCGTTAGAAACCAGATTGGAGAAGTGTCCCGATACCAAGCGAAGATACGGAGATTTTATTAGGGACTACATTAGGCTTGGACACGCAAGGATTTTGAACGATTCCGAGAAGGACGCGGTCGGGGCTTACTATTTGCCCCATCACTGCATATTGAAGCCCGACAGTTCAACCACCAAATTGCGCGTGGTGTTCGACGCGTCTGCGAAAACAACGACCAACTTGTCCTTAAATGACGTGTTGATGGAAGTACCAGCGGTGCAGAGCCCATTGTTCGACATTCTGCTACGATGGCGCCTGCACAAGTACGTTTTCTCGACCGATGTGCAGCGCATGTACGAGCAAGTGAAAGTAAATGATGAACACACGAAGTACCAGAGATGTGTATGGCGAGACGAGCGATCTCAGCCATTGATGGATCTGGAATTGCAGCGGGTAACGTAtgggtaa
- the LOC134203811 gene encoding uncharacterized protein LOC134203811 has product MAESVLALEQCLIATRGKVERIRRSIETANQDHDKALVGKAQGAIDQQTLNDNNYDGAWRILAKKFENLRTVVQGHITQLLAVKPMARESHLELKALLDGVEKRLESLAFHNLKMEDKLSESILVNLVISRLDAETRRAWEATVEHGQLPEYEETMKFLRERCYMLERCEPSANPPKTKHLTNQRCGVLPTMSKVHAATVPQMNCCPICNDEHSVEICEVFKKMTVNSRYAKAKQLGLCFLCLKRGHRTANCKADGSKWCGCRNKHHSLMHPKDKVENKDGAVDKVEAVPIADASGSVQVPRTVAKCEVSTTTAVAAKQVLLATAIVNVIDAGGTTISAVHYSTPAQWQILFQRG; this is encoded by the exons ATGGCGGAATCTGTTCTTGCCCTGGAACAGTGTCTAATTGCTACAAGAGGTAAGGTGGAACGCATCCGGCGTTCAATCGAAACCGCGAACCAGGATCACG ATAAAGCGCTAGTTGGTAAGGCTCAGGGGGCCATAGATCAACAAACACTGAATGACAACAATTACGATGGAGCGTGGAGGATTTTGgcgaagaaattcgaaaatcTCCGAACGGTGGTCCAAGGCCATATCACTCAACTACTGGCAGTGAAACCCATGGCGAGGGAGAGCCATCTGGAACTGAAGGCCCTACTTGACGGTGTGGAGAAACGATTGGAGTCTCTTGCATTCCACAACCTTAAGATGGAAGACAAGTTGTCCGAATCGATACTCGTGAATCTGGTCATCTCCAGATTAGATGCTGAAACACGCAGGGCATGGGAGGCCACTGTGGAACATGGACAGCTGCCTGAATATGAGGAAACCATGAAGTTTTTGCGGGAACGCTGCTACATGTTAGAGCGGTGTGAGCCATCTGCAAATCCGCCTAAGACCAAACACTTGACGAACCAACGATGTGGTGTTCTGCCGACAATGAGCAAGGTGCATGCGGCTACTGTTCCTCAGATGAATTGCTGTCCCATTTGCAATGATGAGCACTCGGTTGAAATTTGCGAGGTGTTCAAAAAGATGACCGTGAACAGTCGTTATGCCAAGGCTAAGCAGCTTGGTCTATGCTTTTTGTGTTTGAAGCGAGGACATCGCACGGCAAATTGCAAGGCCGACGGAAGTAAGTGGTGCGGCTGCAGGAATAAGCATCACAGCTTGATGCATCCGAAGGACAAGGTCGAGAACAAGGATGGAGCGGTGGACAAGGTCGAAGCGGTTCCTATTGCTGACGCTTCTGGGAGTGTTCAAGTTCCACGCACTGTGGCGAAATGTGAAGTTTCCACTACCACTGCCGTAGCAGCGAAACAGGTATTGCTGGCGACTGCAATCGTGAACGTGATCGATGCTGGAGGGACAACCATAAGTGCCGTACATTACTCGACTCCGGCACAATGGCAAAttttatttcagagaggatga